DNA from Ignavibacteriales bacterium:
CACATCATCCGGTAATTCACGGTACGTCGTTGCAACCCGGTGTTCATCTCCCACAATTTCATCGATGGTGAATGTGAACGTTGCACCGGCTTTCAATTCAATGGAATTATTCTGAAGTTTTCCTGTCCGGATCTTCGGCCCGCACAAATCCTGTAAGATGCTGATGTGCTCTCCCGTGAGTTTGCTCGCCTCTCGTACATTTTGGATGGATAAGAGATGATCCTCATGCGTTCCATGTGAAAAATTCAATCGCGCAACATCCATACCTGCATTAATAAGTTCCACCAATTGTTTAATACTCTGCGAAGCAGGACCGAGTGTGCAAATAATTTTTGTTTTGGCGATCGCTTTTTTAATTCTCATAGCTCTCTCCTTTTCTTTCTTCTTTTATCTTGAGAAGCTGCGGCAGTATTTCTCCTGCTTTTCCCAGAAGTGTTTCATGAACAGAGTGCGATATTTCCGTTCGCTCCATATTAATTTCCACAACGTATGCACCATGCTTTCGTGCGGTTAGAGGAAGACTTGCGGCAGGATACACTACCGCCGATGTACCGACAGTAAGGAATAATTCACACCGCTCCGCTGCTTCTGTTGCCGCTTCAAAGACTCCTTCCGGCAGCATCTCGCCAAACCACACAATATCGGGACGAATGATTCCGTTGCAGGATTGACAGTGCGGCACTTTGTTTTCCAAAGAAACTTCGACGTTCGCAACAAATTTTCCACAACCGATGCAGTAACTGCGCTCTATGTTGCCATGGAGTTCTAACACGTGTGTACTGCCAGCACGTCGATGCAGATTGTCGACGTTCTGTGTCACTAATGTGAAATCTTTTACCAATTCCTGCATACGCGCAAGGGCGAAATGTGCAGGGTTGGGTTTCACATGGTGTATAATTTCCTTTCTGTAGTTATACCATTCCCATACGAGCTCCGGATTACGCATAAACGCATCGAAGTTCGCTAGTTCTTCCGGTTTGAGCTTCGACCATAATCCATTGGAGCCGCGAAAAGTTTCTACGCCGCTTT
Protein-coding regions in this window:
- a CDS encoding NAD-dependent deacylase; amino-acid sequence: MNISHKLRSLLQNTESICVLTGAGISAESGVETFRGSNGLWSKLKPEELANFDAFMRNPELVWEWYNYRKEIIHHVKPNPAHFALARMQELVKDFTLVTQNVDNLHRRAGSTHVLELHGNIERSYCIGCGKFVANVEVSLENKVPHCQSCNGIIRPDIVWFGEMLPEGVFEAATEAAERCELFLTVGTSAVVYPAASLPLTARKHGAYVVEINMERTEISHSVHETLLGKAGEILPQLLKIKEERKGESYEN